The Phyllopteryx taeniolatus isolate TA_2022b chromosome 17, UOR_Ptae_1.2, whole genome shotgun sequence genome window below encodes:
- the htr3a gene encoding 5-hydroxytryptamine receptor 3A isoform X2 codes for MRPPSAWTSLVLFFVIQGTCRACTVKKLGSSTGRFANATLVRLSEFLSAGYKKGVRPVKDWRTSTLVAIDLMVYSILNVDEKNQVLTTYVWYRQSWTDEFLVWNPDDFDEVKQVSIPTANVWVPDILINEFVDVGKSPDIPYVYVTHDGLVRNYKPIQVVTACTLNIYNFPFDVQKCSLTFQSWLHTIDDINITLMRSPEELREDKSVFMNQGEWELLHILSNYKIFSVDNDDYYAEMKFHVVIRRRPLFYTVNLLLPSIFLMVMDIVGFYLPPDSGERVSFKITLLLGYSVFLIIVSDTLPATAIGTPLIGDRYPHVQGPCCWILPVSLIFFRLVGAVGVYFVVCMALLVISLTETVLIVRLVHKQDLQPPVPHWLRYLVLERAPALFCIYKKHRLCSRLSSQDSDMDDYKDNNYGTAQCTLHHTCEIGRQHEREAALLGRALPPSRDPSSPVVSNILQEVTAIRNFLEKRDRGNEVAKEWLQVGYVLDVLLFRVYLVAVVAYSITLGTLWSVWQVA; via the exons ATGAGACCACCATCAGCCTGGACTTCACTGGTTCTCTTCTTTGTTATTCAGGGGACATGTAGAGCTTGCACAG tgAAGAAATTGGGCAGCAGCACCGGCCGATTCGCCAACGCCACATTGGTACGTCTCTCCGAGTTTTTGAGCGCGGGCTACAAGAAAGGGGTGCGACCGGTCAAAGACTGGCGGACGTCCACCCTGGTTGCCATCGACCTGATGGTTTACTCCATCCTCAATGTG GATGAGAAGAACCAGGTTTTGACAACATATGTGTGGTACAGACAG TCCTGGACAGATGAATTCCTCGTCTGGAATCCCGACGACTTCGACGAGGTCAAACAAGTTTCCATACCAACCGCCAACGTGTGGGTGCCGGACATCCTCATCAATGAGTT CGTCGACGTGGGGAAGTCTCCTGACATACCGTACGTTTATGTGACCCACGACGGGTTGGTGCGCAACTATAAACCCATCCAGGTGGTCACCGCCTGCACGCTCAACATCTACAACTTCCCATTTGACGTCCAGAAATGCAGCCTGACATTCCAGAGCTGGCTCCATACAA TTGATGACATCAACATCACGTTGATGCGCAGCCCCGAGGAGCTGAGGGAGGACAAGAGCGTCTTCATGAACCAAGGAGAGTGGGAGCTGCTGCACATTCTGTCCAACTACAAAATCTTCAGTGTGGACAACGATGACTATTATGCCGAGATGAAGTTCCAT GTTGTGATCCGTCGGCGGCCGTTATTCTACACGGTCAACCTGTTGCTGCCCAGCATCTTCCTCATGGTGATGGACATCGTGGGCTTCTATCTGCCACCTGACAGTGGCGAGAGAGTTTCCTTCAAGATCACCTTGCTGCTGGGATACTCCGTCTTCCTCATCATTGTGTCCGACACTTTGCCCGCCACCGCCATTGGAACGCCACTGATAGGTGACCGCTACCCGCATGTCCAGGGCCCATGTTGTTGGATTCTGCCTGTTTCACTGATATTCTTCCGTCTTGTCGGTGCCGTAGGCGTGTATTTCGTGGTTTGCATGGCGCTCCTGGTGATCAGCTTGACGGAAACGGTGCTGATTGTGCGTCTGGTCCACAAGCAGGACCTGCAGCCCCCGGTGCCCCACTGGCTGAGGTACCTGGTTCTGGAGAGAGCTCCGGCCCTCTTCTGCATTTACAAGAAGCACCGGCTGTGCTCCAGACTGTCCTCACAAGACTCCGATATGGATGACTACAAGGACAACAATTATGGGACTG CTCAGTGTACGCTCCATCACACCTGCGAGATCGGCCGGCAGCACGAGAGGGAGGCGGCCCTGCTGGGTCGGGCCCTGCCGCCCTCCAGGGACCCGTCGTCGCCCGTCGTGAGCAACATCCTGCAAGAGGTCACGGCGATACGCAACTTCCTGGAGAAACGGGATCGTGGCAACGAGGTGGCCAAGGAGTGGCTGCAGGTGGGCTACGTTCTGGACGTGCTGCTGTTCAGGGTCTACCTGGTGGCCGTGGTAGCCTACAGCATCACGCTGGGGACGCTGTGGTCCGTCTGGCAGGTGGCCTGA
- the htr3a gene encoding 5-hydroxytryptamine receptor 3A isoform X4: protein MRPPSAWTSLVLFFVIQGTCRACTVKKLGSSTGRFANATLVRLSEFLSAGYKKGVRPVKDWRTSTLVAIDLMVYSILNVDEKNQVLTTYVWYRQSWTDEFLVWNPDDFDEVKQVSIPTANVWVPDILINEFVDVGKSPDIPYVYVTHDGLVRNYKPIQVVTACTLNIYNFPFDVQKCSLTFQSWLHTIDDINITLMRSPEELREDKSVFMNQGEWELLHILSNYKIFSVDNDDYYAEMKFHVVIRRRPLFYTVNLLLPSIFLMVMDIVGFYLPPDSGERVSFKITLLLGYSVFLIIVSDTLPATAIGTPLIGVYFVVCMALLVISLTETVLIVRLVHKQDLQPPVPHWLRYLVLERAPALFCIYKKHRLCSRLSSQDSDMDDYKDNNYGTAQCTLHHTCEIGRQHEREAALLGRALPPSRDPSSPVVSNILQEVTAIRNFLEKRDRGNEVAKEWLQVGYVLDVLLFRVYLVAVVAYSITLGTLWSVWQVA from the exons ATGAGACCACCATCAGCCTGGACTTCACTGGTTCTCTTCTTTGTTATTCAGGGGACATGTAGAGCTTGCACAG tgAAGAAATTGGGCAGCAGCACCGGCCGATTCGCCAACGCCACATTGGTACGTCTCTCCGAGTTTTTGAGCGCGGGCTACAAGAAAGGGGTGCGACCGGTCAAAGACTGGCGGACGTCCACCCTGGTTGCCATCGACCTGATGGTTTACTCCATCCTCAATGTG GATGAGAAGAACCAGGTTTTGACAACATATGTGTGGTACAGACAG TCCTGGACAGATGAATTCCTCGTCTGGAATCCCGACGACTTCGACGAGGTCAAACAAGTTTCCATACCAACCGCCAACGTGTGGGTGCCGGACATCCTCATCAATGAGTT CGTCGACGTGGGGAAGTCTCCTGACATACCGTACGTTTATGTGACCCACGACGGGTTGGTGCGCAACTATAAACCCATCCAGGTGGTCACCGCCTGCACGCTCAACATCTACAACTTCCCATTTGACGTCCAGAAATGCAGCCTGACATTCCAGAGCTGGCTCCATACAA TTGATGACATCAACATCACGTTGATGCGCAGCCCCGAGGAGCTGAGGGAGGACAAGAGCGTCTTCATGAACCAAGGAGAGTGGGAGCTGCTGCACATTCTGTCCAACTACAAAATCTTCAGTGTGGACAACGATGACTATTATGCCGAGATGAAGTTCCAT GTTGTGATCCGTCGGCGGCCGTTATTCTACACGGTCAACCTGTTGCTGCCCAGCATCTTCCTCATGGTGATGGACATCGTGGGCTTCTATCTGCCACCTGACAGTGGCGAGAGAGTTTCCTTCAAGATCACCTTGCTGCTGGGATACTCCGTCTTCCTCATCATTGTGTCCGACACTTTGCCCGCCACCGCCATTGGAACGCCACTGATAG GCGTGTATTTCGTGGTTTGCATGGCGCTCCTGGTGATCAGCTTGACGGAAACGGTGCTGATTGTGCGTCTGGTCCACAAGCAGGACCTGCAGCCCCCGGTGCCCCACTGGCTGAGGTACCTGGTTCTGGAGAGAGCTCCGGCCCTCTTCTGCATTTACAAGAAGCACCGGCTGTGCTCCAGACTGTCCTCACAAGACTCCGATATGGATGACTACAAGGACAACAATTATGGGACTG CTCAGTGTACGCTCCATCACACCTGCGAGATCGGCCGGCAGCACGAGAGGGAGGCGGCCCTGCTGGGTCGGGCCCTGCCGCCCTCCAGGGACCCGTCGTCGCCCGTCGTGAGCAACATCCTGCAAGAGGTCACGGCGATACGCAACTTCCTGGAGAAACGGGATCGTGGCAACGAGGTGGCCAAGGAGTGGCTGCAGGTGGGCTACGTTCTGGACGTGCTGCTGTTCAGGGTCTACCTGGTGGCCGTGGTAGCCTACAGCATCACGCTGGGGACGCTGTGGTCCGTCTGGCAGGTGGCCTGA
- the htr3a gene encoding 5-hydroxytryptamine receptor 3A isoform X3 produces MSATQSRNDLKVSTELSYHKMNVLKHFLVKKLGSSTGRFANATLVRLSEFLSAGYKKGVRPVKDWRTSTLVAIDLMVYSILNVDEKNQVLTTYVWYRQSWTDEFLVWNPDDFDEVKQVSIPTANVWVPDILINEFVDVGKSPDIPYVYVTHDGLVRNYKPIQVVTACTLNIYNFPFDVQKCSLTFQSWLHTIDDINITLMRSPEELREDKSVFMNQGEWELLHILSNYKIFSVDNDDYYAEMKFHVVIRRRPLFYTVNLLLPSIFLMVMDIVGFYLPPDSGERVSFKITLLLGYSVFLIIVSDTLPATAIGTPLIGVYFVVCMALLVISLTETVLIVRLVHKQDLQPPVPHWLRYLVLERAPALFCIYKKHRLCSRLSSQDSDMDDYKDNNYGTAQCTLHHTCEIGRQHEREAALLGRALPPSRDPSSPVVSNILQEVTAIRNFLEKRDRGNEVAKEWLQVGYVLDVLLFRVYLVAVVAYSITLGTLWSVWQVA; encoded by the exons ATGTCAGCAACACAAAGTCGCAATGATTTGAAAGTGTCTACTGAACTCTCTTATCATAAGATGAacgttttaaaacattttttagtgAAGAAATTGGGCAGCAGCACCGGCCGATTCGCCAACGCCACATTGGTACGTCTCTCCGAGTTTTTGAGCGCGGGCTACAAGAAAGGGGTGCGACCGGTCAAAGACTGGCGGACGTCCACCCTGGTTGCCATCGACCTGATGGTTTACTCCATCCTCAATGTG GATGAGAAGAACCAGGTTTTGACAACATATGTGTGGTACAGACAG TCCTGGACAGATGAATTCCTCGTCTGGAATCCCGACGACTTCGACGAGGTCAAACAAGTTTCCATACCAACCGCCAACGTGTGGGTGCCGGACATCCTCATCAATGAGTT CGTCGACGTGGGGAAGTCTCCTGACATACCGTACGTTTATGTGACCCACGACGGGTTGGTGCGCAACTATAAACCCATCCAGGTGGTCACCGCCTGCACGCTCAACATCTACAACTTCCCATTTGACGTCCAGAAATGCAGCCTGACATTCCAGAGCTGGCTCCATACAA TTGATGACATCAACATCACGTTGATGCGCAGCCCCGAGGAGCTGAGGGAGGACAAGAGCGTCTTCATGAACCAAGGAGAGTGGGAGCTGCTGCACATTCTGTCCAACTACAAAATCTTCAGTGTGGACAACGATGACTATTATGCCGAGATGAAGTTCCAT GTTGTGATCCGTCGGCGGCCGTTATTCTACACGGTCAACCTGTTGCTGCCCAGCATCTTCCTCATGGTGATGGACATCGTGGGCTTCTATCTGCCACCTGACAGTGGCGAGAGAGTTTCCTTCAAGATCACCTTGCTGCTGGGATACTCCGTCTTCCTCATCATTGTGTCCGACACTTTGCCCGCCACCGCCATTGGAACGCCACTGATAG GCGTGTATTTCGTGGTTTGCATGGCGCTCCTGGTGATCAGCTTGACGGAAACGGTGCTGATTGTGCGTCTGGTCCACAAGCAGGACCTGCAGCCCCCGGTGCCCCACTGGCTGAGGTACCTGGTTCTGGAGAGAGCTCCGGCCCTCTTCTGCATTTACAAGAAGCACCGGCTGTGCTCCAGACTGTCCTCACAAGACTCCGATATGGATGACTACAAGGACAACAATTATGGGACTG CTCAGTGTACGCTCCATCACACCTGCGAGATCGGCCGGCAGCACGAGAGGGAGGCGGCCCTGCTGGGTCGGGCCCTGCCGCCCTCCAGGGACCCGTCGTCGCCCGTCGTGAGCAACATCCTGCAAGAGGTCACGGCGATACGCAACTTCCTGGAGAAACGGGATCGTGGCAACGAGGTGGCCAAGGAGTGGCTGCAGGTGGGCTACGTTCTGGACGTGCTGCTGTTCAGGGTCTACCTGGTGGCCGTGGTAGCCTACAGCATCACGCTGGGGACGCTGTGGTCCGTCTGGCAGGTGGCCTGA
- the htr3a gene encoding 5-hydroxytryptamine receptor 3A isoform X1 gives MSATQSRNDLKVSTELSYHKMNVLKHFLVKKLGSSTGRFANATLVRLSEFLSAGYKKGVRPVKDWRTSTLVAIDLMVYSILNVDEKNQVLTTYVWYRQSWTDEFLVWNPDDFDEVKQVSIPTANVWVPDILINEFVDVGKSPDIPYVYVTHDGLVRNYKPIQVVTACTLNIYNFPFDVQKCSLTFQSWLHTIDDINITLMRSPEELREDKSVFMNQGEWELLHILSNYKIFSVDNDDYYAEMKFHVVIRRRPLFYTVNLLLPSIFLMVMDIVGFYLPPDSGERVSFKITLLLGYSVFLIIVSDTLPATAIGTPLIGDRYPHVQGPCCWILPVSLIFFRLVGAVGVYFVVCMALLVISLTETVLIVRLVHKQDLQPPVPHWLRYLVLERAPALFCIYKKHRLCSRLSSQDSDMDDYKDNNYGTAQCTLHHTCEIGRQHEREAALLGRALPPSRDPSSPVVSNILQEVTAIRNFLEKRDRGNEVAKEWLQVGYVLDVLLFRVYLVAVVAYSITLGTLWSVWQVA, from the exons ATGTCAGCAACACAAAGTCGCAATGATTTGAAAGTGTCTACTGAACTCTCTTATCATAAGATGAacgttttaaaacattttttagtgAAGAAATTGGGCAGCAGCACCGGCCGATTCGCCAACGCCACATTGGTACGTCTCTCCGAGTTTTTGAGCGCGGGCTACAAGAAAGGGGTGCGACCGGTCAAAGACTGGCGGACGTCCACCCTGGTTGCCATCGACCTGATGGTTTACTCCATCCTCAATGTG GATGAGAAGAACCAGGTTTTGACAACATATGTGTGGTACAGACAG TCCTGGACAGATGAATTCCTCGTCTGGAATCCCGACGACTTCGACGAGGTCAAACAAGTTTCCATACCAACCGCCAACGTGTGGGTGCCGGACATCCTCATCAATGAGTT CGTCGACGTGGGGAAGTCTCCTGACATACCGTACGTTTATGTGACCCACGACGGGTTGGTGCGCAACTATAAACCCATCCAGGTGGTCACCGCCTGCACGCTCAACATCTACAACTTCCCATTTGACGTCCAGAAATGCAGCCTGACATTCCAGAGCTGGCTCCATACAA TTGATGACATCAACATCACGTTGATGCGCAGCCCCGAGGAGCTGAGGGAGGACAAGAGCGTCTTCATGAACCAAGGAGAGTGGGAGCTGCTGCACATTCTGTCCAACTACAAAATCTTCAGTGTGGACAACGATGACTATTATGCCGAGATGAAGTTCCAT GTTGTGATCCGTCGGCGGCCGTTATTCTACACGGTCAACCTGTTGCTGCCCAGCATCTTCCTCATGGTGATGGACATCGTGGGCTTCTATCTGCCACCTGACAGTGGCGAGAGAGTTTCCTTCAAGATCACCTTGCTGCTGGGATACTCCGTCTTCCTCATCATTGTGTCCGACACTTTGCCCGCCACCGCCATTGGAACGCCACTGATAGGTGACCGCTACCCGCATGTCCAGGGCCCATGTTGTTGGATTCTGCCTGTTTCACTGATATTCTTCCGTCTTGTCGGTGCCGTAGGCGTGTATTTCGTGGTTTGCATGGCGCTCCTGGTGATCAGCTTGACGGAAACGGTGCTGATTGTGCGTCTGGTCCACAAGCAGGACCTGCAGCCCCCGGTGCCCCACTGGCTGAGGTACCTGGTTCTGGAGAGAGCTCCGGCCCTCTTCTGCATTTACAAGAAGCACCGGCTGTGCTCCAGACTGTCCTCACAAGACTCCGATATGGATGACTACAAGGACAACAATTATGGGACTG CTCAGTGTACGCTCCATCACACCTGCGAGATCGGCCGGCAGCACGAGAGGGAGGCGGCCCTGCTGGGTCGGGCCCTGCCGCCCTCCAGGGACCCGTCGTCGCCCGTCGTGAGCAACATCCTGCAAGAGGTCACGGCGATACGCAACTTCCTGGAGAAACGGGATCGTGGCAACGAGGTGGCCAAGGAGTGGCTGCAGGTGGGCTACGTTCTGGACGTGCTGCTGTTCAGGGTCTACCTGGTGGCCGTGGTAGCCTACAGCATCACGCTGGGGACGCTGTGGTCCGTCTGGCAGGTGGCCTGA
- the htr3a gene encoding 5-hydroxytryptamine receptor 3A isoform X6, translated as MSATQSRNDLKVSTELSYHKMNVLKHFLVKKLGSSTGRFANATLVRLSEFLSAGYKKGVRPVKDWRTSTLVAIDLMVYSILNVDEKNQVLTTYVWYRQSWTDEFLVWNPDDFDEVKQVSIPTANVWVPDILINEFVDVGKSPDIPYVYVTHDGLVRNYKPIQVVTACTLNIYNFPFDVQKCSLTFQSWLHTIDDINITLMRSPEELREDKSVFMNQGEWELLHILSNYKIFSVDNDDYYAEMKFHVVIRRRPLFYTVNLLLPSIFLMVMDIVGFYLPPDSGERVSFKITLLLGYSVFLIIVSDTLPATAIGTPLIGVYFVVCMALLVISLTETVLIVRLVHKQDLQPPVPHWLRYLVLERAPALFCIYKNSVKLRLAVCLSLSSLAQCTLHHTCEIGRQHEREAALLGRALPPSRDPSSPVVSNILQEVTAIRNFLEKRDRGNEVAKEWLQVGYVLDVLLFRVYLVAVVAYSITLGTLWSVWQVA; from the exons ATGTCAGCAACACAAAGTCGCAATGATTTGAAAGTGTCTACTGAACTCTCTTATCATAAGATGAacgttttaaaacattttttagtgAAGAAATTGGGCAGCAGCACCGGCCGATTCGCCAACGCCACATTGGTACGTCTCTCCGAGTTTTTGAGCGCGGGCTACAAGAAAGGGGTGCGACCGGTCAAAGACTGGCGGACGTCCACCCTGGTTGCCATCGACCTGATGGTTTACTCCATCCTCAATGTG GATGAGAAGAACCAGGTTTTGACAACATATGTGTGGTACAGACAG TCCTGGACAGATGAATTCCTCGTCTGGAATCCCGACGACTTCGACGAGGTCAAACAAGTTTCCATACCAACCGCCAACGTGTGGGTGCCGGACATCCTCATCAATGAGTT CGTCGACGTGGGGAAGTCTCCTGACATACCGTACGTTTATGTGACCCACGACGGGTTGGTGCGCAACTATAAACCCATCCAGGTGGTCACCGCCTGCACGCTCAACATCTACAACTTCCCATTTGACGTCCAGAAATGCAGCCTGACATTCCAGAGCTGGCTCCATACAA TTGATGACATCAACATCACGTTGATGCGCAGCCCCGAGGAGCTGAGGGAGGACAAGAGCGTCTTCATGAACCAAGGAGAGTGGGAGCTGCTGCACATTCTGTCCAACTACAAAATCTTCAGTGTGGACAACGATGACTATTATGCCGAGATGAAGTTCCAT GTTGTGATCCGTCGGCGGCCGTTATTCTACACGGTCAACCTGTTGCTGCCCAGCATCTTCCTCATGGTGATGGACATCGTGGGCTTCTATCTGCCACCTGACAGTGGCGAGAGAGTTTCCTTCAAGATCACCTTGCTGCTGGGATACTCCGTCTTCCTCATCATTGTGTCCGACACTTTGCCCGCCACCGCCATTGGAACGCCACTGATAG GCGTGTATTTCGTGGTTTGCATGGCGCTCCTGGTGATCAGCTTGACGGAAACGGTGCTGATTGTGCGTCTGGTCCACAAGCAGGACCTGCAGCCCCCGGTGCCCCACTGGCTGAGGTACCTGGTTCTGGAGAGAGCTCCGGCCCTCTTCTGCATTTACAAGAA TTCAGTGAAACTTCGACTTGCTGTCTGTCTCTCATTATCCTCATTAGCTCAGTGTACGCTCCATCACACCTGCGAGATCGGCCGGCAGCACGAGAGGGAGGCGGCCCTGCTGGGTCGGGCCCTGCCGCCCTCCAGGGACCCGTCGTCGCCCGTCGTGAGCAACATCCTGCAAGAGGTCACGGCGATACGCAACTTCCTGGAGAAACGGGATCGTGGCAACGAGGTGGCCAAGGAGTGGCTGCAGGTGGGCTACGTTCTGGACGTGCTGCTGTTCAGGGTCTACCTGGTGGCCGTGGTAGCCTACAGCATCACGCTGGGGACGCTGTGGTCCGTCTGGCAGGTGGCCTGA
- the htr3a gene encoding 5-hydroxytryptamine receptor 3A isoform X5 produces the protein MSATQSRNDLKVSTELSYHKMNVLKHFLVKKLGSSTGRFANATLVRLSEFLSAGYKKGVRPVKDWRTSTLVAIDLMVYSILNVDEKNQVLTTYVWYRQSWTDEFLVWNPDDFDEVKQVSIPTANVWVPDILINEFVDVGKSPDIPYVYVTHDGLVRNYKPIQVVTACTLNIYNFPFDVQKCSLTFQSWLHTIDDINITLMRSPEELREDKSVFMNQGEWELLHILSNYKIFSVDNDDYYAEMKFHVVIRRRPLFYTVNLLLPSIFLMVMDIVGFYLPPDSGERVSFKITLLLGYSVFLIIVSDTLPATAIGTPLIGDRYPHVQGPCCWILPVSLIFFRLVGAVGVYFVVCMALLVISLTETVLIVRLVHKQDLQPPVPHWLRYLVLERAPALFCIYKNSVKLRLAVCLSLSSLAQCTLHHTCEIGRQHEREAALLGRALPPSRDPSSPVVSNILQEVTAIRNFLEKRDRGNEVAKEWLQVGYVLDVLLFRVYLVAVVAYSITLGTLWSVWQVA, from the exons ATGTCAGCAACACAAAGTCGCAATGATTTGAAAGTGTCTACTGAACTCTCTTATCATAAGATGAacgttttaaaacattttttagtgAAGAAATTGGGCAGCAGCACCGGCCGATTCGCCAACGCCACATTGGTACGTCTCTCCGAGTTTTTGAGCGCGGGCTACAAGAAAGGGGTGCGACCGGTCAAAGACTGGCGGACGTCCACCCTGGTTGCCATCGACCTGATGGTTTACTCCATCCTCAATGTG GATGAGAAGAACCAGGTTTTGACAACATATGTGTGGTACAGACAG TCCTGGACAGATGAATTCCTCGTCTGGAATCCCGACGACTTCGACGAGGTCAAACAAGTTTCCATACCAACCGCCAACGTGTGGGTGCCGGACATCCTCATCAATGAGTT CGTCGACGTGGGGAAGTCTCCTGACATACCGTACGTTTATGTGACCCACGACGGGTTGGTGCGCAACTATAAACCCATCCAGGTGGTCACCGCCTGCACGCTCAACATCTACAACTTCCCATTTGACGTCCAGAAATGCAGCCTGACATTCCAGAGCTGGCTCCATACAA TTGATGACATCAACATCACGTTGATGCGCAGCCCCGAGGAGCTGAGGGAGGACAAGAGCGTCTTCATGAACCAAGGAGAGTGGGAGCTGCTGCACATTCTGTCCAACTACAAAATCTTCAGTGTGGACAACGATGACTATTATGCCGAGATGAAGTTCCAT GTTGTGATCCGTCGGCGGCCGTTATTCTACACGGTCAACCTGTTGCTGCCCAGCATCTTCCTCATGGTGATGGACATCGTGGGCTTCTATCTGCCACCTGACAGTGGCGAGAGAGTTTCCTTCAAGATCACCTTGCTGCTGGGATACTCCGTCTTCCTCATCATTGTGTCCGACACTTTGCCCGCCACCGCCATTGGAACGCCACTGATAGGTGACCGCTACCCGCATGTCCAGGGCCCATGTTGTTGGATTCTGCCTGTTTCACTGATATTCTTCCGTCTTGTCGGTGCCGTAGGCGTGTATTTCGTGGTTTGCATGGCGCTCCTGGTGATCAGCTTGACGGAAACGGTGCTGATTGTGCGTCTGGTCCACAAGCAGGACCTGCAGCCCCCGGTGCCCCACTGGCTGAGGTACCTGGTTCTGGAGAGAGCTCCGGCCCTCTTCTGCATTTACAAGAA TTCAGTGAAACTTCGACTTGCTGTCTGTCTCTCATTATCCTCATTAGCTCAGTGTACGCTCCATCACACCTGCGAGATCGGCCGGCAGCACGAGAGGGAGGCGGCCCTGCTGGGTCGGGCCCTGCCGCCCTCCAGGGACCCGTCGTCGCCCGTCGTGAGCAACATCCTGCAAGAGGTCACGGCGATACGCAACTTCCTGGAGAAACGGGATCGTGGCAACGAGGTGGCCAAGGAGTGGCTGCAGGTGGGCTACGTTCTGGACGTGCTGCTGTTCAGGGTCTACCTGGTGGCCGTGGTAGCCTACAGCATCACGCTGGGGACGCTGTGGTCCGTCTGGCAGGTGGCCTGA
- the htr3b gene encoding 5-hydroxytryptamine receptor 3B: MAKSVPEKPKRSAPNQLTRTLLRKYDCGVRPVHNWTSATTVYVDFILQSVLDVDSKTQSITTSIWYRQIWTDEFLVWDPDEFDGINEISLSSDAIWIPDIIVNEVVDEGRSAAIPYVYVNSSGCVKNYRPMQVVLACSLEMYAFPFDKQNCSLTFRSWLHSVKEIDLALWRSAEAIANDQMEFMNDGEWELLSVPSRYWRLQQGDADYAHVCFHVLIRRRPLLYVVGLLIPSIFLMIVDVMSFYLPVSSSTRIGFKISTLLGYTLFRVNLTDELPATAVTTPLIGKNTMTVFHTSNRRHRPRIKNCSFVLKGVFFAVCMALLMLSLIKSILVVKLLHHSEKEVREMSVSACLLDKYGLAESTLTSTRTLDQLNQSGDFEFEASPEEDVESLTDIQQNPSSLEWLLRELVSLRLAFSQEDTEASAQAEWLALCSKLDRFLFRLYLIVLAVYAGTLLLFWASWSFA, translated from the exons ATGGCTAAAAGTGTTCCGGAGAAGCCGAAAAGATCGGCGCCGAATCAACTGACAAGAACGCTCCTGAGGAAATATGACTGCGGAGTTCGTCCCGTTCACAACTGGACCAGTGCGACAACTGTCTACGTGGACTTCATTTTACAGTCGGTCCTTGATGTG GATTCAAAAACCCAGAGTATTACCACGAGTATTTGGTACAGACAG ATCTGGACAGATGAGTTTCTGGTTTGGGACCCGGATGAATTTGACGGCATCAATGAGATTTCGCTGTCATCTGACGCCATCTGGATACCGGATATTATCGTTAATGAAGT CGTGGACGAGGGGAGGTCGGCGGCCATCCCTTACGTCTACGTCAACTCGTCAGGCTGCGTGAAGAATTACCGGCCCATGCAGGTGGTCCTGGCCTGCAGCCTGGAGATGTACGCCTTTCCCTTTGACAAGCAGAACTGCAGCCTCACCTTTCGCAGCTGGCTCCACTCAG TGAAGGAAATCGACCTGGCTCTGTGGCGGAGCGCCGAGGCCATCGCTAACGATCAGATGGAGTTCATGAACGACGGCGAGTGGGAGCTGCTGTCCGTACCGTCACGCTACTGGCGCCTGCAGCAGGGTGACGCCGACTACGCCCacgtttgtttccat GTGTTGATCCGAAGGCGCCCGCTGCTGTACGTGGTGGGCCTCCTCATCCCCAGCATCTTCCTCATGATAGTGGACGTGATGAGCTTCTATCTGCCCGTGAGCAGCAGCACCCGTATTGGCTTCAAGATCAGCACGCTGCTGGGCTACACCCTCTTCAGAGTCAACCTGACGGACGAGCTGCCCGCCACCGCGGTCACGACCCCGCTCATAGGCAAGAATACCATGACTGTTTTCCATACATCGAATCGCCGTCACCGACCTCGCATTAAAAATTGCTCCTTTGTGTTAAAAGGTGTGTTTTTCGCCGTGTGCATGGCGCTGCTCATGCTCAGCCTGATCAAGTCCATCCTGGTGGTGAAGCTGCTCCACCACAGTGAGAAGGAGGTTCGGGAAATGTCCGTGTCGGCGTGCCTGCTGGACAAGTATGGCCTTGCAGAGAGCACCTTGACCTCCACCAGAACCCTGGACCAGCTCAACCAATCTGGAG ATTTCGAGTTTGAGGCCTCACCGGAAGAAGACGTGGAATCGCTCACTGACATCCAGCAAAATCCTTCCAGCCTTGAGTGGCTCCTCAGGGAGCTGGTTTCCCTCCGTCTGGCCTTTTCCCAGGAGGACACAGAGGCTTCGGCTCAGGCTGAATGGCTGGCACTCTGCTCAAAGCTCGACCGCTTCCTCTTCCGCCTCTACCTGATTGTTCTGGCCGTGTATGCCGGGACCCTGCTGCTGTTCTGGGCCAGCTGGAGCTTTGCCTAA